The nucleotide window aaaaaacaaaaaaaaaacaaaaaaaaaacaacttctagtttcattgatatgttctactctatctctagtttctatctcattgatctctgctctaatcttgattattaatcttgattatttccctttttgtgtgtggagttggcttaatttgttgttgattttccagttctttaaggggGTAAAGAGAGCTGTTGTATtctgaattttccaattttttttttttttttgatggagccttggatggctatgtatttcccctttaagactgcctttgctgtgaaataaatcaagcagagagagtcaagtatcatatggtctcacttatttgtggagcataataaataacatggaggacatggggagatggagaggagagggagttgagggaaactggaaggggagatgaaccatgagagactatggactctgaaaaacaaccagagggttttgaaggggtgggagggtgggaggttgaggaaccaggtggtgggtaatagggagggcacgtactgcatggagcactgggtgtgatgccaaaacaatgaacactgttatgctgtaaataaacaaaacaaaacaaaacaaacaaacaaacaaacaaaaagactgcctttgctgtatcccataggttttggactgaagtgtcttcattctcattggtttctgtgaattgttgaagttcttctttgatttcctggttgatccaaacattcttaaggaAGGTGGCCCttagtttccaggtgtttgaattctttccaatctctttcttgtggttgagttccaatttcaaagcattgtggcctgagaatatgcaggaaataatctcaatcttttggtattggttgagtcctgatttgtgacccagtatgtggtctattctggagaatgttccatgtgttctTGAGaataatgagtattctgttgttttatggtggaatgttctgtatacatttatgcagttcatctggtccaatgtgtcattcaatgctcttatttcttcattgattttctacttggatgatctattactgagagtgacaTGTTAAGATTCCCGACTatgaatgtattcatatcaatatgactctttattttgattaacagttgtcttaccTAGTTGGCTGCTCCCTTTTGGGGGgcctaaatatttacaattgttagatcttcttggtggatgggccctttaagaatgatgtagtgtcctttatctctgactacagtttttagtttgaaatctaatttatctgatatgagaatagctactccagctttcttttgaggccctctggcatgaaagatgcttctccatcccttcactttcagtctggatgtatgcttaggttcaaaatgcatctcttgtagacaacacatGGACGGGTCTTGTCATTTTATACAatttgcaaccctgtgccattttatgggagcatttagtctgTTCACACTGAGattgattattgagagatacgtttttattgacattgtgttgcctgtgaagtccttgtttctatagaattgtctccataaatttctgttctatgacactcttgggttttttcttcttttatagaaccccccccccttaatatttcttgttgtgccagcttggtggtcacatacttttGTAAAGCTtcctggtcttggaagctctttatctctccaccaaTTTTGAAAGTccgtcttgctggataaagtattcttggctgcatgttcttctcatttagtgccctggatatgtcttgccagccctttctggcttgccaggtttctgtggacaggtctcatgggccttcctctgtacataaggaatttcttcctcctagctgctctcaagagctcctgtctaataTTATGATTCATCAGCTTCACAATCAGTCGtttggaggtctttctagattctatgatcttggggggagtcctttctgcctctaggacacaaacgctggttccatttgccAGATCgggaaaattttcttttcttttttttttttttttaatttgacagacagagatcataagtaggcagagaggcaggcagagagagaggaggaagcaggctccctgctgagcagagagcctgatgcgggacttgatcccaggaccctgggatcatgacctgagccgaaggcagaggcttaacccactgagccacccgggcacccccagactgggaaaattttcatgaagaatttattcaactatatcttctaatcttctttctttctcctctccctcagggatcccaataattctgacattgcaatgtttcatggcatcatttatttccctaattctgttttcaaggcttctaagctgtttgttccaggcctcctctggATCTTTTTTCTCTATCAGCTTGTCCTctaaatcactaattctatcttctgcttcaGTTAACCTAGCTGttaaagaatttagattagattggaactcattgagagcatttttaacttcttccctggtggcttccccttctgtcctaatcaattcccTGTTGTCAATAATGGTTTTCTCCAAACTAGCCATTGCCTGGGTAACTGTTACCCTgtattccctttctgacatactgtttatgtccatatccaacaGCTCTgctggagagggcacagtctctgaatttttcctctgttgggcattcttaCTCCTAcccattttggtgagagatggctgaggggatgtgtagctgaatgtatcaactgtgatccaggcaaggCGTACCCTGAAACGTTTCTCACCACTAGTGTCTTCTGCCCCagcagagatccagaagtgtataatcctacatttcagactgatttcatgggttttCAGAGCGTTGTGGTAGATGATCAGCttactttaggggaccagttgtaACAGCCTCTACTACCTCTCTGTCATCTTGCCCCGGCCAATCTGTTCTTcatctccatattttttttttccattttaggaatgttatataaatggattcCTACAGTACATTACCTTTTTctattggcttttcttttcattcagaataatTCCCTTGCAATCCATCAAAGTTGTTGCATATGTCAATGGTTCAATTTTTAGGGATGTAGCACAGTTTGTTAATCGATTGTTAACCATTCCCCTACAGAAGGACATctaagttgtttccagtttggggttattatGACTAAAGCTGGTATGAACATTTATTTGTAGGTTCATGTGTAAACTAAGTTTCATTTCCCTGAGATAAATGTGCATGAGggtaatttctgggtcatatggtaaaccCAGGTTAGGTTTAATTAGAAATTGCCAGAccttttttttccagagtggctatactattttacattcccctCAGAAAGGTTAGAAAATGTTCACAATGTATTCCCTCCTATCCAGCTCATTTAAAATGTCTCAGTAGAAGCCATACTTTGGATCCTTGCTTTCAGAGTCAGAGAAGACCTTGGGGGAAGGTCAGCAAAACTCTCCAGCATTCCTTCAGAAAGTTGATATTCTACCTAGCAGAGGCCTAAGAGATTACCTTGTCTGACccttacaaataaggaaacagagcCCCAGTGAGGTCTTACAGCAAGGTTCATGGCTAGGAAGTAACAGAGTGAGAATCAAGAATGCACAGTTGTTCAAAACTTAtaacttttctccatttctctcatcCATCCACAGTTCTTTCTCATCTTGCTCCCTCTTGATCTTGGTCTTCTTCCTTAAACCCCCTTAGCCAGGAGTGCAAGCCCATGTGTGCACAAATTAGTTTATAGATAAGATGCAGAGCTTGCTTGCCTGGAATCACAGATTCTTTGCCCCTAAACCTgaattaaaaagggaagaaatgtcTACATGTAAGTGGCACTTTTCACACCCAAATGTTGCCTCCTTTTGTTTTCCATTACACAAACATGCTGTGCTGTCCCATGTATGAGGTAACATTGTGGGGAGCTCTATTATATGGCAATCTCTCGGCAAGGGGAGTGTTCCATGTCACTGACATGTTGGACTGGCCCTGAGAGGCCTCATTTTCTGACTTCTCATCACCCAAGGCTTGGCTCAACTCCTTAGACTCCAAACCTGCAAGTTAAGGGAGCCTGACCCTCATAATGCCCAAACCTCTATCCCATTAGCCTTTCCAATTTCttaattacatttttgttttttatgatctCTTCAATATCTGAAATAATCTTATTTgctcaattatttatttactccCACCATGCCTCCTTTGAGGACagagatctttatatattcttcCACATTGTATTCATAGCACCTAGAATATTGCCTGATGAATGGCTGGCACTCAATAAGTGTTCATATTGAAGAAGAACCAGGTGGGAGGATCTGACAAGCTGGACAGCAACACTTCCTATATAGCTACACTGATGAGACACTGAACTGGCACATAGACAGAAAAACCACCAAAGGAACACAAAAGCCAGTTTTAGCCATCTCAGAAATctaaaggtaagaaaaaaaaataagactaggAAATCTTTGTTAAAAGCTATttggggagggcgcctgggtggctcagttggttaagcgactgcctttggttcaggtcgtgatcctggagtcccgtgatagagtcccgcatcgggctccctgctcagcaaggagtccgcttctccctctgaccttctcccctctcatgctctctctctgtctctctgtcaaataaataaataaatacaaatctttaataaaaaagtttttttagggGATTCTATAAATTCCCTAAATTTGGTGTTGAGAAAATGTGGATATACATGAAAACATCAAagttaagaacttctgttcatcaaaagatatcattacagaaggaaaaagacaagCCATGGAGTGGGAAATGATATTTGTGTCATATTTAATCAATAATGGGATTGTATCTAGAATATACGCCATCAGCAAGAAAAAGGCAACCTCATAGACAAATAGGCAAGAGATTAGGTCAGACATGTCCCCAGACAGGATATCCAAATTGCCATATAAGCATATAAGTATAGATATAGAGGAAATGCGAactaaaaccacaaggagataacCTCTACCTGTACCTAgaagaatggctaatattaacaagaATGACAATACCAAACAAATGTTAATGATAATATAGAGCAAAAGAAATCTCAAGGAAGGAGTATAAACTGGCAAAtcactttgggaaaatgtttgACAGTATCTAGTAAAGCTGAAGATCTGCATCCCCCCAATGAGCCAGCCATCTCACTCCTCTGAAGGAGGATGCATTTCTCACTGGGGAGAAATGCATGTGCAGGCACAGTAGGCACCTGGGCACAAATGATCCTAGCAGCCCTGTTCACAACAGATGCAGCTGGAGAAAGCCTCAAAGTCCAGCAATAGCTGACTGATAAACACAGTGTAATATGCTGATTCAAAGTAATTCTCgataacaaaaaaatgaaagaacattaGATACACAGAGTAAGAATGAGTCTTAACAAAATTAGAGCAAAAGAAGGCAGACAATAGAATGAATaggtttaaaggaaataaaataaggttTTACTTAAGTAAAGctcaaaaataggcaaaaataaactgtGTGGTTTGGTGGTGCAAACTTAAGTAGTAAAGTTATAATGAAAGGCAAGGGAGTGAATACCATAAAGGTTGGCACTGGTTAGtgtcagagagaagagagagcattcTGAACAGGAAGGGATGGGAGCTGGGGTGGTATATAGTGTTTCTTGTGGTGCttacttggtttttgttttacaaGAATATATTATCTACACATTTGTGCATTATGCTTTTCTGTATGACCTCTGAATTTCTTaacttaaaagagttttaaagaaACAAAGTGCAAGATGCAAATTCATAGAAAATTAAAGACTCTATAGATGGCATTATCGCAAacatcataaatatataaaacatacttACAGAAAAGAAGCTGGAAGAAAATTTAACATATTAGGAATGGTTGTCTTAGTAAagcatgagatactgtggactctgagaaacaaatgggtgagcctggtgggaggtattaaggagggcatgtactgcatggagcacggggtgtggtgcataaacaatgaatcttggaacactgaaaaaataaaataaaaaaaataaaaaataaaaacattacagTTGAGCTTTGCCATAAAAAAAAGGGATGGTTGTCTTAGGGTACTGGAATAAAAGAACCCTTGTTCTTTAAATGCACTGTGGAAGGAATAAATGGGAATGCTGACTGAATTCCTTGCTAATTACTCCTACAATCATTGCCTGCTCTCCCAGGAGCAGCCACAAGAGGGAGCCTTCATATCTCCAAGGTGAGGTTCTTGTTCCATGATTGCTCACAGGTTCAGCTAGAGCAAACTTGAAAGCATTTCTACCCTTCCCATTCCTGTGTTCAGGTATCTGCTGCTCTCTTGTCTACcaacatttacttattttctttcttcctttctttcagattttatttatttatttgagagagagagagagacagagagagcataagcagggggaggggcagaaggagaagcagacaccccgctgagcaagtggtactccatcctaggaccctgagatcatgacttgagccaaaggcagccgcttaaccaactgagccacccagaaaagTCCCTTCCTACGTGTTCTTATGTGCAAGCCCACTAggccttccctttcttccagtaTGATATGAAAGACAAAGAGGAACAGGAACTAACATTTATCTAACACCCACTTGATGCCTAGTCATTTCCCGGGCACTTTGCAATCACATCCCTGCTTGTTAAGACCCACACAGTCTGTCCAGGTGTTATATAAGGGAAGGAGTAGATGTAGTGGGCCTGAGGTAAACACCTGGAAGGTGCCCAGGAAAGGGACAGGCATGAAGTGGGTGACCCATGTTGGTTactatttctctttgtctttcacaTCTtatgggaggagagggaaagccTAGTATGCGTGCACATCAGAACATGTAGCAAGACAAGAGAGTCGCAAATACATGAACACAGGAAAAATGCATGTGTTCTGAGACAGGAGACCCACAGGAGTATCTGGATGGCTGACGTAGGGAGGAGGGAGAACAGACCCAGCCCAGCATTACTGGTTCCAGACAGATGGGTCGCTCAGGGGAGGGGTTCACCAGGAACCAGCAGGCAGTGTGTAGCTGGGTGTGCACTGCCTGGCTCTGTCTGGAGACTAACGTTGAACTTGAGGTCCTTTCACAGCAGCACAGCGCTGGGCACAAGGGAGACACAAtaccatttttctaaagaagcggaggggcaggggcacaCAGATGCAGGGGTGGATAGGGCATAGGGAGGTTTTCTTTCATAGCCCCACGGGTATTCTTTCTGGAATTTCAAAAAACCTACTTCCTCCTGAGAGCAGTGACTCATGAGAAAACCCAAGCCTGTATACCCTTTCTTGTGCCTGACCCAACACATGTTACCCTGTTCTGGGTCTTAGCTTTGGGGGAgaggccattttattttattaggaaATTCAGAAGAACCAACAACTATCTCTTTATGCTGAAATAAGCTCAATGGTATtagacctaaatttaaaaaaataaacacattaagaATATTAGAAGACAACAAAggggaatttcttttttaaaaaatttcacagcGGGGAATGATGAAGGTTGAAAGGAAAAAGTCTGCAACAACTACCTGATAGAAGAATAGGCAGTTGATAGAAAAGGGAATTTAAATGTCTGGATTTCTACATGGGAAAAAAAGCCTAGAAGCACAAAATTATAGTGAAATTTCACTTCCTACTCGTTAGTTTGGCAAATTTTCAGAAGTTGGTCACACACTATGTTGATTAAGGCACTCTAGGAGTGTTAAATGGTAGTCTCCCTGCAAGGCAGATTGGCCTTCCTGCTTCACCTCTCCCCTCTCTTGGGAAAATTTCCCACGTGTTCCCTCCTCTTGCATTTAGAGATAAATCAACAAGTTGGTGCTAGTCACAGGTAACTCACCTCACTTCGAGGAAGGTCCCTGAGTGAGGGTGCTATGCTCAGAGCATGATGATGCCAGCCTCTTTTCCCACTCTCTTCCTTCTGGTCATCCTGGTCTAGTGTCTGCAGAGAAAGTAGGAGGCTTGCCCAGGCCTTAGGGGTCTTGGACCTTTTGGAAGCCTCGGGACTGTTATCCACATCAACGTAGCTTCCAAGGGAAAGCACGGAGATGGCGTTGTTGCTGCCAGAGCAGTGGAAATCTGCCCAATGAACACCAGGCCTCGGGCTCTGGGGCTTGGGACTCATGGGTTTGCAAGGCATGCCTTGGCCTCCATATGCCAGGCAGCAGGCAGAACTGGAGGGAAGAGTGCAGCTGATCCCAGCCTGCTGGGCACGAGGGCTGGTGGGTAACATCAACCAGGACTTTTCAGGAAAGATACCTGAACTTAGGCACCTACTACTTTCCTGGGGGCTGGTGCATTTGAGGGTTGGCTcactttttctcctgttttccgGAGAAACCAAATTGCTGGGTGACACCAGCGTGGGAGAATGTGGAGGTGACCAGGGATCTCCAGAAGCACAGCTTTCCTTGTCTTCAACCTGCTCCTCACAGTGACTGTTGTTCCTCGGTGGAGAAGGTCTGAGAGGATTCAAGATTTCCTGTCCTGGAACCAGACTTACTAAGGTGGGCCTTTTGGGGCCTTCTGCATCTTTGCTTTTCAGAAATGCACGCCAGGAGCTCTGCCGCGTCCTgcccttctccttctgacccttgAAAGAACCTGGAGAACATTCATCAgtgttctctttttctaaaacttttgaCTCAAAAAAATTTGCCAAGGTCTTATGAGCTAAGGCCAACTTTGCCCTGAGCCTTTTCTCTGGAGTTCTGAGTTTCTTAGCATCACAGCTTTCAGAGGATAGGGTTCTGCTACCGAGGTCTCCTGGTGTCTCCACATCGTCCACTTCTCTCAGACCTGCAGCTCCGCCCCCTGCACCCTGGGGTATGGCCTTCCTAGAAGTGCTCATGCCCACTTCGTGTATAGGAGGCTCATTCCCACTAACTGCGTTCTGCCAATGGGCCGCAGATCCTGCACCATCCCCACGCAGTTCCTCCAGGCCCGAAGGACCCACGGTCCAGGCAGGTGTGCTGGCTGTGGCGGGCCTGATGGGCTGCCAATGCCGGAGTTCCTGAGAACCGGCATCCCCTCCTGGGGTCTTGGCAACCAAGGGCCTGCTTTTCCTGACGGAGGTCACCTTGGGAAATGTCAGGCACTTCCCGGGTTCCTGTGAAGGCTTGCAGGAATGGAGGAGTGGGCCAGGCTGTGAGATAGCTTGGGCGCTGGCAGAGGCAGGGGTGCCAGAGCCCTTCTCCACCCCATCCACTTCCCCAGCCCCAGTCCTTGCCTTGGGGCTCTGTGCTCTTTGGCTCCCCATGGGGTGAAGGATCCAGGCCTTGGGTATGTCTTCAGGACCAGGGCCCAGCAACCTAGCAGCATGCTTCCTGTCTGTCCTAGGCAGGCTTTTTTCTGCAGCATCCCCTGTGCTCCTCTTGCCTTGGGCGGGCTCCTGGGAACAAGTCTCTTTGCCCAGGGGCCTCttttgggaggcagtttgggGGAGCAGAACTACCTCAAATTCTGCGGCTTTGGCCCCCTGACAAAGAGTTCCACCATCACCTCCCAGTGCACTGGCAGCAGGCAGCTCATACTCACTGCCACAAGTTTGTGGTTTCCCAGCCCTGGGAGATTCATAGGGGGTTGCTCCAGCACTGCAGGGAGATGGTGGTCTTTGCTCCAGAAACTTGGACTGTGTTTCTGGAAGAGGACCTGTTTTCCTCCTGGTGGCCTGCAGACCTTTCTGCTCAACAGCTATAATGATGAGTGTGCACCTGCCCCTAGAGGTGTCTACTTTGGGCTCTAGCTTCAGGCCCTCAGGAGAGTCCTGGGCACCACCATCCAGTCCCTGGTCACACTCATCCCCACCACTGCAATGAGACATGGTGGCTTCTGTAGTTTCTGAAAATTCCTGCAAGGCATTTTCGGGGAAGTTGAGGTCTAGAAACATCACATCTTCCACTTCCTTTGAAGTATCTGTTGCACTTGTTTTCAGGGTAGTCTCTGGAGTGACTAAATAATCACTCCCTTTGCAGCAATGCATCCAGTGTCTGTTCCTCACCTGTGACCCACTATTGCTAGAATGATGTGGGAACTTGGCCCTAACAGGTGGCTTTCTTTTCGCACTGAGAATGTACTTTGATCTGTAATTTCTGGTTTGGTTTCCTGCCTCAACAGAAATGTCCTGAAGGTAGTTTTGTCTGTCACTCACATCAGCATTGTTTGGTGGAGGGCCAGTGCTTTGGGGCTCCTCTCGTAGGCTTTCTGGGTTGTGTTCCGACTTGCACTGTGTGGGCTCTGGCACTTCCTCTGTGTTAAGGCTCACAGACTCTGCAGTAAGGCATGAAGAGACTGGGCAGGATCTAGAATCCTGTCCCAACTGGTTTTCCAGCCAGAGAAATTCACAGGGTGTGTTCTGAAAGGCCATTTTCCAGCTAGGAGCCTTGGGTTTATCCTGGACCTGCAAGTAAGGGGCCCTTCTTTGGGAAACAGAAGGCAAAGGAGACATCTGGGTGGGAACAGGGTGAAGAGGGTTTTGTGCTCTTTGATCTTGTTCTGCTCCCATCCCTTCCTTCAAATGAGTCCCAAATTTCACAAAATTCTGTCCTGGAGGATTCTCAGGGTATCTTAAGGGAAACACTGCTACGGAATGGGCCCTTCTCAGTGTCCTCATGTGCTGATAGCAGTGCTCTGGGGATGTCCTGTCCTTGTCATTAATATTTTCTGGGGCACTATGGTGAAGCTTGCCATATGCAAGGTAAGAGGTCCCCAAAGGAATGTGGTAAGGGACATCAGAGCAAGGCTCAGCACAGAGCAAGTCTATGCTGTCTTTGGGGCCTAGAATACTTCCCTTCTTTGTCCTGGCTCCCAAAGGGGTGGTGGTGTGCAGTGGACCTCTGTAAGGCAGCCCTGGACCCCTGGCCCTCTTATGGATATGTGGCCAGCTCTGGCCCAGTTCACAGCACCAGAGAAAGAAGGGCCAGACTACTGGGATGCCCAGACAACTCTCAGACCTGGATTTCTGAAGAGAAAAATTAGAGAATCCCCTGAGGTCTTGTGCAGTCACCACTTTTGCAGGCTGGAGACTGTAGCTGCCTGTGGTATCCTGTGAGCAGCGCTTTGTGTGATGAGGAGACCCTGCCAGCAAAGACTCTAGCTGTAGGCTGCCCATGCCATTGTCCTGGAGGTGTTCTGTCTTCTCTTCTCCAGCAACTGCAGCAAAGGCTTGAAACCCACTTTTGTAAGACTCTTCCTTGAGGTCAAGGGACAACTCTAGGTTCTTTGGGTCAAGCCCAGGGACACCAGTTGAACGCTGCTCATGAGGAAGTGTGGTTGCTGGAATGTCAGGGCATCCCCAGTGTCCTTCTCTGTCCACAGAGGTACCACTTAGAGGAAGGCAGAGTCCCCCCGTGAGGTCATCAGGCAGGGACTCTGTGTCAGAAGCACTTTCGAAGGGGTCGGTTTTTGTGTCTGAATAACTTTCGCTATGGTGGGACAGTGTCTCAAAATCATTGTGGTCTGTTTCCTGGCTCCATCCCCATTCCTCTGCTTCTGCAGGAGAAGTGGGGAGCTGCTTGTCTTCAATCTTGTCTTCACCTGGCAGGTGTGCACCTGGCTCTGGAGTCTGGAAGGGCAAGAAGAGAGGAGTCAGAGATAAGGCCTCAGGATATTTGCACACGTTTACACTGTACCAGCCTTTGTCAGAAGGAGGAAGGTTCAGAAACATCTCATTAGTTCCCCATGAGCACCTAGGAAAAGAGAGGTAAAGACGAAGAGCTACCTTTTATTAACACAGGAAATAAGGAATGAAGCCAAACCCAAACAGTAAGGAGAAAATATAGCACATAGTTAAAGGTGACCctattaaaaaatcagaatagaaCAAATGAGCTTGTGCAGCTGAAGTAAGTATAAATGTGTTGTGTGAGTCATGATGAAAAGCACATCTCTGCCTGATGTTTTCAGCAGGAAAGAACGCAGTAATATATGTTTGTTTTGTATTGCTTGTTGTTATGTAACCAACTGGATTAAAGTCAGCACTCTTACGCTTAGAAGTGTTTTCTGAATTATGTTTCCtggagtaaaaagaaaagaatacaagaGTTACTGAATTTCAAATGCTTTTTGCGATATTATTTCAAACACATTTTGTGATATTATAAATGCCCAAGACAGTTTTgagaataggaagaaaaatagagaacTGCGCAAGTACTTGCAAATTTTCCTTTTGtcattatgcatttttttaaaatagagagagagaatagaggaaggcacagaggaaggggggagtcccaagcagactccccactgagcacagagaacaacctggggctctatcccatcaccctgaaatcatgacccgaactgaaattaagagtcagatgctcaactgactgacccacccaggcacccctgtcattACATATTTCTTAATCAACTTGTTGAGATATAAATTTATATGCATCTGTTTAAAGTGGGTGGATCTATGCATTTTGACACATGTGGACACCCATGTAACTACTATCATGATAAAAATCTAGAGTATTTTTATTACCCAAAAAAAAAGCCCCTTTCCCCTCCCAGTCATTCTGTACCTCGCCTATGACCTGCTCTCTGTCACACAGTCTAGGTCTGCCTTTTCTGGAATTTCAAATGACCAGAATATGCAGTATGTACTCTTCAGGGTCTGACTTGTTTCTTTCAGGATAATATTTTACAGTTTCATCCATGTATCATGGTTGTAGCAAGTATTAAACAATACCTTGAATTGTGGTGATAATGCTGcacccaactttctttttttctttttttaagattttatttatttatttgagagagagagaaagatagagagagagcacaagcagaggaagagggagaagcaggctccctgctgcgtggggagcatgatgtgggtctcaatcccagaaccctgggatcatgacctgaaggagccgcttaaccgactgagtcatccaggcacctctGCCCCCAACCTTCGATCGTCAACTCCCCAAAGACTCCTTAGATCAGGAGTGGAGCAAGCACTTGGCCAAGCTGTAGCCAGGTTTTGTACAGAAGTCATTTACTCAACCAGCTCTTCCTAAGCATGGTTTCTCAGGACTTGTCATAAGAGATTTCCCaaagcaaatgtttttaattactcCTTAACCAagtggagaaaaacaaatgccaaagCTTGCAATGCGAAGCTTCTAAGGCACTAGATAGATTCAGAACATCAGGAATGATGATACTATAGATTCAAATTTGTTgcaaagcagaaaagaatcagaaataggaaaggaaacatttaaaataaaaccatttggAAAGGAGGGCTGTGAGCTTGCTGTGTGG belongs to Meles meles chromosome 9, mMelMel3.1 paternal haplotype, whole genome shotgun sequence and includes:
- the ARHGEF4 gene encoding LOW QUALITY PROTEIN: rho guanine nucleotide exchange factor 4 (The sequence of the model RefSeq protein was modified relative to this genomic sequence to represent the inferred CDS: substituted 1 base at 1 genomic stop codon); the encoded protein is MFSVVHFLRSFFKTPEPGAHLPGEDKIEDKQLPTSPAEAEEWGWSQETDHNDFETLSHHSESYSDTKTDPFESASDTESLPDDLTGGLCLPLSGTSVDREGHWGCPDIPATTLPHEQRSTGVPGLDPKNLELSLDLKEESYKSGFQAFAAVAGEEKTEHLQDNGMGSLQLESLLAGSPHHTKRCSQDTTGSYSLQPAKVVTAQDLRGFSNFSLQKSRSESCLGIPVVWPFFLWCCELGQSWPHIHKRARGPGLPYRGPLHTTTPLGARTKKGSILGPKDSIDLLCAEPCSDVPYHIPLGTSYLAYGKLHHSAPENINDKDRTSPEHCYQHMRTLRRAHSVAVFPLRYPENPPGQNFVKFGTHLKEGMGAEQDQRAQNPLHPVPTQMSPLPSVSQRRAPYLQVQDKPKAPSWKMAFQNTPCEFLWLENQLGQDSRSCPVSSCLTAESVSLNTEEVPEPTQCKSEHNPESLREEPQSTGPPPNNADVSDRQNYLQDISVEAGNQTRNYRSKYILSAKRKPPVRAKFPHHSSNSGSQVRNRHWMHCCKGSDYLVTPETTLKTSATDTSKEVEDVMFLDLNFPENALQEFSETTEATMSHCSGGDECDQGLDGGAQDSPEGLKLEPKVDTSRGRCTLIIIAVEQKGLQATRRKTGPLPETQSKFLEQRPPSPCSAGATPYESPRAGKPQTCGSEYELPAASALGGDGGTLCQGAKAAEFEVVLLPQTASQKRPLGKETCSQEPAQGKRSTGDAARTGAGEVDGVEKGSGTPASASAQAISQPGPLLHSCKPSQEPGKCLTFPKVTSVRKSRPLVAKTPGGDAGSQELRHWQPIRPATASTPAWTVGPSGLEELRGDGAGSAAHWQNAVSGNEPPIHEVGMSTSRKAIPQGAGGGAAGLREVDDVETPGDLGSRTLSSESCDAKKLRTPEKRLRAKLALAHKTLANFFESKVLEKENTDECSPGSFKGQKEKGRTRQSSWRAFLKSKDAEGPKRPTLVSLVPGQEILNPLRPSPPRNNSHCEEQVEDKESCASGDPWSPPHSPTLVSPSNLVSPENRRKSEPTLKCTSPQESSRCLSSGIFPEKSWLMLPTSPRAQQAGISCTLPSSSACCLAYGGQGMPCKPMSPKPQSPRPGVHWADFHCSGSNNAISVLSLGSYVDVDNSPEASKRSKTPKAWASLLLSLQTLDQDDQKEESGKRGWHHHALSIAPSLRDLPRSENHMRWEEQGKKSICSHSQKAFHIEPVQRAWTLPSISAEDVPREIPLQPRSIISXHPSISLDDLWLEKTQRRRLKKQVQERKMQKGTTHKDGVQCWRKMAITSPESLSLARRTHPFSQSVPTGLNCMGWPEYTPDTAIPDGVLDTALRADEAGSEEDLFEDMHSSSHHYSHPGGGGEQLAINELISDGSVVCAEALWDHVTMDDQELGFKAGDVIEVMDATNREWWWGRVADGEGWFPASFVRLRVNQDEPADEEALRAGDGGAEDGGAEAQSSKDQMRTNVIHEILSTERDYIKHLRDICEGYIRQCRRRADMFSEEQLRTIFGNIEDIYRCQKAFVKALEQRLNRARPHLSELGACFLEHQADFQIYSEYCNNHPNACVELSRLTKLSKYVYFFEACRLLQKMIDISLDGFLLTPVQKICKYPLQLAELLKYTPPQHRDFKDVEAALHAMKNVAQLINERKRRLENIDKIAQWQSSIEDWEGEDLLVRSSELIYSGELTRVTQPQAKSQQRMFFLFDHQLIYCKKDLLRRDVLYYKGRVDMDGLEVVDLEDGKDRDLHVSVKNAFRLLCGTTGESHLLCARKSEQKERWLKAFDREREQVRLDQETGFSITELQRKQAMVNASKQQATGKPKALSRPYYLARQKHPVLPTSLPQQQVLVLAEPKRKPSTFWHSISRLAPFRK